One segment of Tamlana crocina DNA contains the following:
- a CDS encoding glycoside hydrolase family 125 protein, whose translation MTTRRKFIKQTIMGSTGVATLSCSAFTMASSTPPYTSNRPPLADRTFISQTVENTIKKVKRGIKNPELSWLFENCFPNTLDTTVDYELINNKPDTFVITGDIDAMWLRDSTAQVWPYLPLVNQDEALKNLFKGLINRQTKCILLDPYANAFYKDLTRETKWKDDRPTPIPGVHERKWEIDSLCYAIRLAYGYYKETGDTLVFDDDWDKAMRLAVKTLRTEQRKNGETPYYFERVRRNKNVTAPFRGKGRPIKPVGLICSAFRPSDDGTMYPFLIPSNLFAVESLSQLSEIYNGVLRDKAFSEACQSFSDEVLSAVNKYAISEHLNYGKVYAYEVDGFGNKAFIDDPNIPSLIAMKYLMSEQYYDAEVYQNTRAYLLSHDNPYYFKGKAGEGQGGPHAGLDTIWPMGIILRAMTSDSDSEIVWCVKQLMNTHDGKGFMHETFHKDDASKFSRSWFAWANTLFGELILKLYNEKPELLKSI comes from the coding sequence ATGACCACACGACGAAAATTTATAAAGCAAACGATTATGGGTTCAACGGGAGTTGCCACCCTAAGTTGTTCGGCATTTACGATGGCTTCAAGTACACCACCCTACACATCTAACAGGCCTCCATTAGCCGATAGAACCTTTATAAGTCAAACCGTAGAAAACACCATTAAAAAGGTAAAAAGGGGTATTAAAAACCCAGAGTTGTCATGGCTTTTTGAAAACTGTTTTCCAAATACCTTAGATACTACAGTAGATTACGAACTTATAAATAATAAGCCGGACACCTTTGTTATTACTGGCGATATTGACGCTATGTGGTTGCGCGATTCTACAGCCCAAGTATGGCCTTATTTGCCTTTGGTAAATCAAGATGAAGCATTAAAAAATCTATTTAAAGGTTTAATAAACAGGCAAACCAAATGCATTTTGTTAGACCCTTATGCCAACGCATTTTATAAAGACCTGACCAGAGAAACCAAATGGAAGGACGACCGTCCAACCCCAATACCGGGAGTGCATGAGCGTAAATGGGAAATAGATTCGTTATGCTATGCCATTCGTTTGGCGTATGGTTATTATAAAGAAACTGGCGACACATTGGTTTTTGATGACGATTGGGATAAAGCCATGCGACTCGCAGTAAAAACCCTTAGAACTGAACAACGTAAAAATGGTGAAACACCCTATTATTTTGAGCGTGTTAGAAGAAATAAAAATGTTACAGCTCCCTTTAGAGGAAAAGGCAGGCCAATAAAACCTGTGGGTCTCATTTGTTCTGCGTTTAGACCTTCAGATGATGGTACCATGTATCCGTTTTTGATTCCATCTAATTTATTTGCGGTGGAGTCTTTATCGCAATTAAGTGAGATTTATAATGGTGTTTTAAGAGATAAGGCGTTTTCAGAAGCTTGCCAATCCTTTTCAGATGAAGTGTTAAGCGCTGTAAACAAATATGCCATTTCCGAACACCTGAATTATGGTAAGGTCTATGCGTATGAGGTAGATGGTTTTGGTAACAAAGCATTTATAGACGACCCAAACATTCCGTCTTTAATCGCCATGAAGTATTTAATGAGCGAACAGTATTACGATGCTGAGGTTTACCAAAATACAAGAGCTTATCTGTTAAGTCACGACAATCCTTATTATTTTAAAGGAAAAGCAGGCGAAGGACAAGGCGGTCCGCATGCAGGTTTAGACACCATTTGGCCTATGGGGATTATTTTACGGGCCATGACCAGCGATAGTGATTCTGAAATTGTGTGGTGTGTAAAACAGTTAATGAATACCCACGATGGTAAAGGGTTTATGCACGAAACCTTCCATAAAGATGATGCATCCAAATTTTCGCGCTCTTGGTTTGCTTGGGCAAACACCCTTTTTGGCGAGTTAATTTTAAAATTATACAACGAAAAGCCAGAACTTCTTAAATCCATTTAA
- a CDS encoding glycosyl hydrolase 115 family protein gives MNKRFIKFIFLTICFTTWGQNGIQFPIVQNGEVASIIIDKKDAKVVSIASDILASDIQKVSGKTAVKHQKQAPCQIVAGTLRNSKVINQLIKKHAIDVSQIEGKWEAYTIQVIENPSKGIKKALVIIGSDRRGTAYGLLEISRMIGVSPWEWWADVTPEKQESIVLNIENKTYGTPSVKYRGIFLNDEDWGLQRWSALNYEPETGDIGPKTYAKVFELLLRLRANTIWPAMHKCTKAFYHYPQNKIVADNYAIVIGTSHAEPMLCNINAEWNHDTMGDYRYDTNSESIKSLFKKRAKETANFEGIYTVGMRGEHDSPMIVGEDDTDSQVKLLEQVITDQREILKANSKNGVTKPQAFVPYKEVLHYYQSGLDLPEDVSLVWTDDNYGYIRQLSNAEEQKRSGGAGVYYHTSYWGRPHDYLWLNSTNPVLMWEEMTKAYEFGSQNIWILNCGDIKPHEYNIELFLDMAWDIDSFKNDDAVRAHHINWSTREFGKSNANAITNLMYQYNQLAFQRRPEFMAWSSVEPVTKSGNTELTQYHYGDEVSKRIKAHKDLIARVKSIQKNIPSHRADAFYQLVYYPISGASNLNLKWLYSYKNAFVASQGRESAKDFATKSLEAYKTIQKETDYFNNTLQNGKWKHIMSMSPRHLPVFSEPTASIPLTEKSNTLGIAIESYQMEVNDEIINSYADVFPVFNAYTENTYYMDVFLKGQGELEWELQPKADWIILSKTSGKLDKNQLEERIWVTIDWDKVPQGENKKEAPLGHDYQLIPPSYKVNSAINVVTKNKTTTLGVSVFNPKFKDLENYKGFVEDKGFISINAENFTRKIDGKEAKWATFSGLGYTGNVSVALPRSATSETTVEAIKQNSPILEYDFYTFNFGEVDVFLQAVPTHAFNNDTGVRCAVAIDDAEPVIVDFQTFGRSETWKQNVLKNASVQSVKQIVNTAGKHKLKIWMVDPGVMLDQILIDLGGWKTSYAFPSETKMK, from the coding sequence ATGAATAAACGCTTTATAAAATTCATATTCTTAACTATTTGTTTTACAACTTGGGGGCAAAATGGTATTCAATTTCCAATAGTTCAGAATGGAGAAGTAGCTTCTATCATCATTGATAAAAAAGATGCCAAAGTCGTGAGTATTGCTTCAGATATTTTGGCGAGCGATATCCAAAAAGTTTCGGGGAAAACGGCTGTGAAACATCAAAAGCAAGCCCCATGTCAAATTGTAGCAGGAACACTGAGGAACAGTAAAGTTATCAATCAACTCATTAAAAAACACGCTATTGATGTCTCTCAAATTGAAGGAAAATGGGAAGCCTACACGATTCAGGTCATTGAAAATCCTTCAAAAGGCATAAAAAAAGCATTAGTCATTATTGGTTCAGACCGAAGAGGAACGGCCTACGGACTTTTAGAAATTTCCAGAATGATAGGAGTTTCCCCGTGGGAATGGTGGGCAGATGTAACTCCAGAAAAGCAAGAAAGTATTGTGCTTAATATTGAAAACAAAACCTACGGAACGCCATCAGTAAAATACCGAGGTATATTTTTAAATGACGAAGATTGGGGCTTGCAACGGTGGTCGGCACTAAATTACGAGCCAGAAACGGGAGATATAGGCCCAAAAACCTATGCCAAAGTGTTTGAATTATTGTTGCGCCTGCGAGCCAATACCATTTGGCCCGCCATGCACAAATGCACCAAGGCATTTTACCACTATCCACAAAATAAAATAGTAGCCGATAATTATGCTATTGTTATTGGCACATCGCATGCAGAACCGATGTTGTGCAACATTAATGCAGAATGGAATCATGATACTATGGGCGATTATCGATATGATACCAATTCAGAATCAATAAAATCCTTATTTAAAAAACGAGCTAAAGAAACCGCAAATTTTGAGGGGATTTACACGGTTGGTATGCGTGGGGAACATGATTCGCCTATGATTGTTGGGGAAGATGATACCGATTCGCAAGTAAAACTTTTAGAACAGGTTATAACCGACCAACGCGAGATTCTAAAAGCAAATTCTAAAAATGGTGTTACAAAACCACAGGCTTTTGTGCCGTATAAAGAGGTATTACATTATTACCAAAGCGGATTGGATTTACCTGAAGATGTAAGTTTGGTTTGGACCGATGATAACTACGGGTATATTCGGCAATTAAGTAATGCTGAAGAGCAAAAAAGAAGCGGAGGAGCGGGCGTGTATTATCACACCTCTTATTGGGGAAGACCACATGATTATTTATGGTTGAATTCTACAAACCCAGTTTTAATGTGGGAAGAAATGACCAAAGCCTATGAGTTTGGGTCGCAAAATATTTGGATTTTAAATTGTGGCGACATCAAACCCCATGAATATAATATCGAGCTGTTTTTGGATATGGCTTGGGATATAGATAGTTTTAAAAATGATGATGCCGTCAGAGCACATCATATAAATTGGAGTACTAGAGAATTTGGAAAAAGTAATGCAAATGCCATTACAAATTTGATGTATCAATACAATCAATTGGCGTTTCAAAGACGACCAGAATTTATGGCGTGGAGTAGTGTGGAGCCTGTTACCAAATCGGGCAACACCGAGTTGACACAATACCATTATGGCGATGAGGTTAGCAAGCGTATCAAAGCGCATAAAGATTTAATTGCTCGTGTGAAGTCTATTCAAAAAAATATTCCCAGCCATAGGGCAGATGCCTTTTATCAACTCGTTTATTATCCAATTTCGGGCGCTTCAAACCTAAATTTAAAATGGTTGTACAGTTATAAAAATGCCTTTGTAGCATCACAAGGGCGAGAGAGTGCCAAGGATTTTGCAACGAAATCTTTAGAGGCCTACAAAACCATTCAAAAGGAAACCGATTATTTTAATAACACGCTTCAAAATGGAAAATGGAAGCATATCATGAGCATGTCGCCTAGGCATTTGCCCGTGTTTTCAGAACCAACGGCATCCATCCCATTAACCGAAAAATCAAATACCTTAGGAATAGCCATCGAGAGCTATCAAATGGAAGTAAATGATGAGATTATAAATTCTTATGCCGATGTTTTTCCGGTGTTTAACGCTTACACAGAGAATACATATTACATGGATGTGTTCTTAAAAGGACAAGGCGAATTGGAGTGGGAATTACAACCTAAGGCCGATTGGATTATACTTTCTAAAACCTCGGGGAAATTAGATAAAAACCAATTAGAAGAGCGTATTTGGGTTACCATAGACTGGGATAAAGTACCGCAGGGGGAAAATAAAAAGGAAGCGCCGTTAGGACACGATTATCAATTAATACCGCCAAGTTACAAAGTGAATTCAGCTATAAATGTAGTAACCAAAAACAAAACTACAACGCTTGGTGTTTCGGTTTTCAATCCAAAGTTTAAAGATTTAGAAAATTATAAAGGTTTTGTTGAAGACAAAGGTTTTATCTCAATAAACGCTGAAAATTTCACTAGAAAAATAGACGGAAAGGAAGCTAAATGGGCCACCTTTTCTGGACTAGGTTATACAGGAAATGTAAGTGTGGCACTTCCGCGAAGCGCAACTTCTGAAACCACCGTTGAAGCCATAAAACAAAATAGTCCTATTTTAGAATATGATTTTTATACTTTTAATTTTGGAGAGGTAGATGTGTTTTTACAGGCTGTGCCAACCCACGCTTTTAATAATGATACGGGTGTGCGTTGTGCAGTAGCTATAGATGATGCAGAACCTGTAATAGTTGATTTTCAAACCTTTGGACGAAGTGAAACTTGGAAGCAAAATGTGTTAAAAAATGCATCGGTACAATCCGTTAAGCAAATTGTAAACACAGCTGGAAAGCATAAATTAAAGATTTGGATGGTAGACCCCGGAGTAATGTTAGACCAGATTTTGATTGATTTAGGCGGTTGGAAAACATCGTATGCCTTTCCTTCAGAAACCAAAATGAAATAA
- a CDS encoding glycosyl hydrolase family 28 protein, whose translation MKYRLSCHTSVLSIFVMVFLFGACKDVAETKTKSVDTEVIKTYQKKTNNKEYLVTDFGVVGNSSTLNTKALQQLIDNVNKENGGTLVFPKGQYLSGGLVMKSNVSLYLKEGAVLLGSTNPYHYEDVPMPERPESPKRDDYSNMAFLVAYKANNFKIYGEGKIDGQGRKLALAVDSLHHSGERIDPKYNYRRMRPNETARPKLLRFSMCENVQILDLHLQNGACWGLSFELCEKLKLDNLNILNRAFWNNDGMDITDCKNVQITNCNVNSADDGICLKSYFPDFYNDSIYIANCNIKSSASAVKFGTASYGGFKNVTIKNIDVVDTFRSAIAIESVDGGVIENINVSNITAKNTGNAIFIRLGHRGGDAPGEVKNIHIKDIDVEVPFGRPDIDYDLRGPEVDFFHNPFPSSIVGIPEHNIENVLVENVDITFPGRATKGMAYVPLNRLGQVPEKITDYPEFSMFGELPAWAFYVKHANNITFKNVNLKLENPDFRPAFVFHKVKDVSLNAVKVPETRHKQFVFKEHKNFILSEEIKENSFTIK comes from the coding sequence ATGAAATATAGATTAAGCTGTCATACTTCGGTTCTTAGCATTTTTGTAATGGTGTTTCTTTTTGGAGCTTGTAAAGATGTTGCCGAAACAAAAACAAAATCAGTAGATACCGAAGTAATAAAAACATACCAAAAGAAAACAAATAATAAGGAGTATTTGGTTACAGATTTCGGTGTTGTTGGAAACAGCTCAACACTAAACACTAAAGCATTACAACAGTTAATAGATAATGTTAATAAGGAAAATGGTGGCACCTTGGTATTTCCCAAAGGGCAATATCTTTCTGGAGGTTTGGTAATGAAGTCTAATGTAAGCCTGTATTTAAAAGAGGGAGCTGTTTTACTGGGGAGTACCAATCCTTACCATTATGAAGATGTCCCAATGCCAGAACGCCCAGAATCACCAAAGCGCGATGATTACTCTAACATGGCTTTTTTGGTGGCTTACAAAGCCAATAATTTTAAAATTTATGGTGAAGGTAAAATTGATGGTCAAGGTAGAAAATTGGCCTTGGCGGTAGATAGTTTGCATCATTCAGGAGAGCGCATAGACCCAAAATATAACTACAGGCGCATGCGCCCCAACGAAACGGCAAGACCTAAATTATTAAGGTTCTCAATGTGTGAAAATGTACAGATTTTAGACCTACATCTTCAAAATGGAGCATGCTGGGGGTTGTCATTCGAGTTGTGTGAAAAGTTAAAACTCGATAATTTAAACATTCTTAACAGAGCTTTTTGGAATAATGATGGTATGGACATTACCGATTGTAAGAATGTCCAAATCACAAATTGTAATGTGAATTCGGCTGATGATGGCATCTGTTTAAAATCGTATTTCCCAGATTTTTATAATGACAGCATTTACATAGCCAATTGTAATATTAAAAGTAGTGCTAGTGCCGTAAAATTTGGTACAGCTTCTTATGGTGGTTTTAAGAATGTAACTATAAAAAACATTGATGTTGTTGATACCTTCCGTTCAGCTATCGCCATAGAAAGTGTTGATGGAGGAGTAATTGAAAATATTAATGTGTCCAACATAACAGCAAAAAACACAGGCAATGCCATTTTTATTCGATTAGGGCATAGAGGAGGAGATGCCCCTGGGGAGGTGAAAAATATTCATATTAAAGATATAGATGTTGAAGTGCCTTTTGGAAGACCCGACATAGATTACGATTTACGAGGCCCAGAAGTAGATTTCTTTCATAACCCATTTCCATCATCAATTGTTGGTATTCCTGAACATAATATTGAAAATGTACTTGTAGAAAACGTGGATATTACCTTTCCCGGTAGGGCAACAAAAGGCATGGCTTATGTTCCTTTAAACAGGTTAGGACAAGTGCCCGAAAAAATAACAGACTATCCAGAATTTTCAATGTTTGGCGAGTTGCCTGCTTGGGCATTTTATGTAAAGCATGCTAACAATATCACTTTTAAAAATGTAAATTTAAAACTAGAAAATCCAGACTTTAGGCCAGCTTTTGTGTTTCATAAAGTAAAAGATGTGTCGCTTAACGCTGTAAAGGTACCAGAAACTAGACACAAACAATTTGTTTTCAAGGAACATAAGAATTTTATTTTAAGTGAAGAAATTAAAGAAAACAGTTTTACAATTAAATAA
- a CDS encoding GH92 family glycosyl hydrolase, giving the protein MKNYIIAIVSVLLVVFSCKSDKKEIAIDKNEPTDYASLVYPQLDTENSRWFFFSSACRPFGMVNLSPDNEIDGAWGSGYRYKTDTIKGFSHIHGWQISGVSVMPVTLSAENTKTVFKDFYSKFSHDDETVTSGYHSLSLQRYNIKTELTSTTRVGFHKYTFPENTKNAVLFNLNTILGPSDNANGELRQINDKEFAGSVVATPTHRRPKALKVFFKIELNASVNSLQKDEETGNYLMHFNNLTAPLLMKVAISYTSEENAQLNLKTELLHWDFETVVQDSKDHWNSLLSRIKVEGNTEKQQRRFYTDLWHALQGRRIINDVNGAYPDNTGDEFKIGQLPLDASGKPKFNHYNSDALWGAQWTLNTLWGLVYPDIYEEFAMSFLQYYKDGGLVPRGPSGGNYTYVMTGAPATPFFVSAIQKGILKDDLEYMYNALKKNHLKGGIMEKAGYEHKTNIGGGLDFYIEKGFVPHPNPKGKFGGHQDGAGLTLEYAYQDWTLAQLALKLNKSEDYDYFMKRSKNYASLLNEGGWMQAKNVDGKWQANYSPYTYEEGFIESNGAQSTWFVPHDYDGLAELMGGKDKAVEKLNTQFEQAEQLNFTSGTSHASELHPEYRKIPINYGNQPSIQTAFIFNKLGRPDLTQYWSRQVASKVFGGLAPSTGYNGDEDQGLMGSLAVLLKIGLFQVNGGTEENPEYQIGSPIFDKVTIQLHPEYYSGKTLKIQSTNNSGTNVFIKEASFNNEDLPKFNVSHKSLTNGGVLKLDMAGTK; this is encoded by the coding sequence ATGAAAAATTATATAATCGCCATAGTCTCAGTTTTATTGGTTGTTTTTTCTTGTAAAAGTGACAAGAAAGAAATAGCTATTGATAAAAACGAACCAACAGATTATGCTAGTTTGGTATATCCGCAGTTAGATACAGAAAACTCACGTTGGTTTTTCTTTTCATCGGCATGTCGTCCGTTTGGGATGGTAAACCTTAGTCCAGATAATGAAATTGACGGTGCTTGGGGCAGTGGTTACCGTTATAAAACCGATACCATTAAAGGCTTTAGCCATATACATGGTTGGCAAATATCGGGCGTATCAGTGATGCCGGTTACGCTTTCTGCCGAGAATACTAAGACCGTTTTCAAAGATTTTTATTCAAAATTCAGTCATGATGATGAAACAGTAACATCTGGGTATCATAGCTTGTCACTACAACGCTATAATATCAAAACAGAACTTACTAGTACCACTAGAGTTGGTTTTCATAAATATACCTTTCCAGAAAACACCAAAAATGCGGTTCTTTTTAATTTGAATACCATACTTGGGCCATCAGATAATGCCAATGGAGAGCTGCGTCAAATTAATGATAAAGAATTTGCTGGTTCAGTAGTGGCAACACCAACTCACAGACGGCCAAAAGCGCTAAAGGTGTTTTTTAAAATTGAGCTCAATGCTTCTGTGAATAGTTTGCAAAAAGATGAAGAAACAGGGAATTATTTAATGCATTTTAATAATTTAACAGCACCTTTGCTAATGAAAGTAGCCATTTCATATACTTCAGAAGAGAATGCTCAGTTAAATTTAAAAACAGAACTACTTCATTGGGATTTTGAAACCGTTGTTCAAGATTCTAAAGACCATTGGAATTCGTTGTTAAGTAGAATAAAGGTTGAAGGTAATACCGAAAAGCAACAAAGACGTTTTTATACAGATTTATGGCATGCGCTTCAAGGCAGACGCATTATTAATGATGTTAATGGTGCATATCCTGATAATACTGGAGATGAATTTAAAATTGGGCAATTGCCATTGGATGCTTCAGGAAAACCAAAATTTAATCATTACAATTCTGATGCGCTTTGGGGAGCCCAATGGACACTAAATACACTTTGGGGACTAGTTTACCCAGATATTTATGAAGAGTTTGCTATGTCTTTTCTTCAATATTATAAAGATGGAGGTTTAGTTCCCAGAGGGCCATCGGGCGGAAATTACACCTACGTGATGACAGGTGCACCAGCCACACCTTTTTTTGTTAGCGCGATTCAAAAAGGTATTTTGAAAGATGATTTAGAATATATGTATAATGCCCTTAAGAAGAATCATTTAAAAGGAGGCATTATGGAAAAAGCGGGTTATGAGCATAAAACCAATATTGGTGGCGGATTGGATTTCTATATAGAAAAAGGCTTTGTACCACATCCTAATCCTAAAGGAAAGTTTGGTGGGCATCAAGATGGTGCTGGTTTAACTTTAGAATACGCCTATCAAGACTGGACATTAGCTCAATTAGCTTTAAAATTAAATAAGTCTGAAGATTATGACTATTTCATGAAGCGCTCTAAAAATTATGCATCGCTTTTAAATGAAGGAGGATGGATGCAAGCCAAAAATGTGGATGGAAAATGGCAAGCCAATTATAGCCCGTACACTTATGAAGAAGGGTTTATAGAATCCAATGGCGCGCAATCTACTTGGTTTGTACCTCATGATTACGATGGACTTGCTGAACTTATGGGAGGTAAAGACAAAGCTGTTGAAAAATTAAATACACAATTTGAACAAGCTGAACAATTAAACTTTACTTCGGGCACATCGCATGCTTCAGAATTGCACCCAGAGTATCGTAAAATCCCAATAAATTATGGTAACCAACCCTCTATTCAAACCGCCTTTATTTTTAATAAATTGGGACGACCGGATTTAACGCAGTATTGGTCTAGGCAAGTGGCTTCTAAGGTTTTTGGTGGTTTAGCACCATCCACAGGATACAATGGGGATGAAGACCAAGGCCTTATGGGAAGTTTAGCCGTTTTATTGAAGATAGGTCTGTTTCAAGTCAATGGAGGCACCGAGGAAAATCCAGAGTATCAAATAGGAAGTCCTATTTTTGATAAGGTAACCATCCAATTACATCCAGAATATTACTCAGGGAAGACTTTGAAGATTCAATCAACAAACAACAGCGGAACCAATGTTTTCATAAAAGAGGCCTCTTTTAATAACGAGGATTTGCCTAAATTTAATGTGTCTCATAAATCCTTAACCAACGGTGGGGTGCTAAAACTTGACATGGCAGGGACAAAGTAG
- a CDS encoding phosphatidylinositol-specific phospholipase C1-like protein translates to MKHLVLLAVLLCFGCSKEHPIKLNDVQVIGSHNSYKIAIEQPLLNYLALKDSSKAKSLEYEHISLEAQLNLGLRNLELDVFYDPEGGHFSNPKGLDIVKQSGETPIPYDETEQLKQPGFKLFHIQDIDFRSHHLLFKEALKAMKKWSDNNPEHLPIIILMNTKDKVIPDLTKPIPFSAKAYQELDAEIFSVFTKEDLIRPDDVRGNHGTLEEAVLKQGWPKLEECKGKFLFVLDEKAHKNSLYMNGDNTLKNRVFFVNSKEGNPESAFRIVNNPITDFEYIKQLVAQGYMVRTRADAGTNEARTNDYTKFKKAKASGAQVISTDYYQPSRLFKSTFEVKFEDGTYERIKNIKNE, encoded by the coding sequence ATGAAGCACCTCGTACTTCTTGCTGTGCTTCTGTGTTTTGGATGTTCAAAAGAGCACCCCATAAAACTTAATGATGTTCAGGTTATAGGGAGCCACAATTCCTATAAAATTGCAATTGAACAACCATTATTAAATTACCTTGCTTTAAAAGATTCCAGTAAAGCGAAGTCATTGGAATACGAGCATATTTCCTTAGAAGCGCAGTTAAATCTTGGCTTACGGAATTTAGAACTCGATGTGTTTTACGACCCCGAAGGCGGTCATTTTTCAAATCCAAAAGGCTTAGACATTGTAAAACAATCGGGAGAAACGCCAATACCTTATGACGAAACAGAACAATTAAAACAGCCAGGGTTTAAACTATTTCATATTCAAGATATCGATTTTCGAAGTCATCATTTGCTGTTCAAAGAGGCGCTAAAAGCGATGAAAAAATGGTCGGATAACAATCCTGAACACCTGCCCATCATAATTTTAATGAATACGAAAGACAAGGTAATACCAGACTTAACCAAACCAATTCCCTTTTCAGCGAAAGCGTATCAAGAATTAGATGCTGAAATATTTTCAGTATTTACAAAAGAGGATTTAATACGACCCGATGATGTAAGAGGAAACCATGGTACTTTAGAAGAAGCCGTTTTAAAACAAGGTTGGCCAAAATTAGAAGAATGCAAAGGGAAATTTCTGTTTGTTTTAGATGAAAAAGCTCATAAAAACAGCCTGTATATGAATGGTGACAATACGCTGAAAAACCGCGTGTTTTTTGTGAATAGTAAAGAAGGAAACCCAGAATCGGCCTTTAGAATAGTGAACAACCCTATTACCGATTTTGAATATATCAAGCAATTGGTAGCACAAGGTTATATGGTACGCACTCGCGCCGATGCTGGAACAAATGAAGCCAGAACGAACGATTATACCAAATTTAAAAAAGCAAAAGCATCGGGAGCTCAAGTTATTTCAACCGATTATTATCAACCTTCAAGGTTATTCAAATCTACATTTGAAGTTAAATTTGAGGACGGTACCTACGAACGGATTAAAAACATCAAAAATGAATAA